GCGGCCTGACCTGCCTGGCCCTGGCCGGGCGCCCGCCCGCCAACTGGGTGACCGTCGCCGGCCAGGTCGGGAAACTGCTGGCCGCCCACGGCGTCGACGAGCCCGAGATCCTGGCCGACGGCGCCGTCCTGCGTCTGCTGCTGCGCCCCGAAGACGCCTCCCGCCTGCTGCAGCCGTTGCACGACGCGTACCTCGCCGGCGACGAAGCGTGAGCACGGCCTGACGCGGGCAGGGCGGGCCCGTCGGCCCGCCCTGCTGCGTTGTTCCCTTCACGTCTGCGCGTCGCCTCACGGCGACCCTGACGCTTCTCGTGACACTCCTAGAAGACGACCTGCAGGGTGATCCGCGACCAGAGCGCGTTGCCGCCGGTCGTGCCGGTCAGCAACCCGCCCGCCCGGAACGGCGCGGCATCGGTCATCACCATGTCGGCGTCGAAGTCGCCGAAGTGCAAACCGAGACCCAGGCTGGCATCCATCTCGTACCTGCTGAGGCCCGTGTACTCGTCATACCATACGGGACCGTACCGCACGACCTCGTTCGAGGACATGGTCTTCCATACGCCGGCGCGCACCGTGAGCCAGTACAGGACGCGCGTCTCCCCCCCCAGGCGGAGGCACAAGGCGTCCGTCTCCACGTCCTGGCGCAGCAACCAGTTGTCGACGACCCCGGCGGGATCGGACAGACGGCTCTCGACTCGGGACCAGGTCAGCGATGCCTGCAGCATCCGGTCCGGGTCCGGCAGCAGGCTCAGGCCCAACCCGGCGCTGAACGAGCGCGCATCGTCCAGGTAGTAGGCGCCGTCGTAGGAGTGCACGATACCGAACCAGTCGGAGTAGACCAGTTCGGGGCGCAGCTCCCGTTCCCAGGTCACGCACGGCACGAGCACCACGCGCTCGCCCAGACCGTGGAACAGGCGCCAGCGCAGCGCGAAGCTGTCCAGGTTCCGCCGTTCCGAGACCAGCTCGACCATACCCGCGATGGCCTGGTCCTGCGTGGACATCCCCTCGCACGACACATCGATCCAGGTCCGGGGCGCCAGGTCCAGGCGCAACCCGGTACCCAGGCTCCAAGTCGACGCCTCGGCCTCTTCGATCAAGAGCAGCCCGGTGCCGGATTCGTAGGACGTGTCGTGGCGAATCTCGTTGCCGAAACGGACCAGCAGGCCCGCCTGCCAGCCGGCGCGCTTCAGGCCCCACATCAGCCGGACGTCCTGACGGGGGTCGTCGTCGTAGATCCACAGGCCGGCCACGCCGAATCGGTGCGCAGCGTCCAGGGACAGGTGCGCACCCAGCGCCTGTCCGGCGGCGTTGTATCCTCCCGATTCGCCGAGCTCGAACAGCATCAGGTCGGGGTAGGTCGCCAGGGATCCGAACCAGCGCTGGACGTTGTCGACGTCCTCGAACAGGTCGCCGCCCCCGCCCATGCTCAACACGCGGGTCGAGGTGGCGGCGACGGGCAGCGCGGCCAGCAGCAGCAGCAGCAGCGCCGTCAGGGCGGCGGTGGCGCGTCGGGACATGGGGTCCTCCCTCGCGGATCAGTAGGGGGCGGTGTCGTAGAGTCTGAAATCGCCCAGGCCGTAGGCGTCGTAGAAGCGGTACAGGACGCCGTCGCGGCGATAGTACCAGACCTCCCACTGGCCGGGGTAGGACAGATCCATGACCTGGGCCTCGACGCTGTCGGGGGGGCCACGCTGGATGTGGACGCGGCCGCGGTCGCTCAGCGCCCCGCGGCCGAACTGGCCGAAGCGCCGGTCGGCCTCGACGATGCGCATCAGATGGGTGGCCTCATCGGGGAACTCGTCGGGGAACTCGCCGGCGGGCCGCGCGGCCCAGACCGCGCGCCAGGCCGCCGGCCGCTCGTCGACCGGCAGCGACGCGAGCGCGCGCCGGGCCTCGCCGTCCAGGAAACCGTCCAGCCAGTCGACGTGCAGGCGCCAGGCGGCGTCGTCGCGCCAGTCCACGCGCAGGTTGACGAGATCGCGCCCCGGGGCCAGGTCGAGGCGGTGGCCGGCGCCGGTCTCCAGCGAGACGTCCAGCCGCAGCGGGCCGAACGGCAGGCTCGCCGCCGGCGTCTCGAGGCGGCGCCGCAGGGTGTCGGTGGCGGCCGCGGGCAGTTCCTCGCGGCCGATGACCCGCTCGTCGCCGCCCGCGTCGGTGACGCGGAAGATCAGCGACGTCGGCGTCGGGGAATCCTGCGCGCCGGCGCCGGGATGGCGGACGAGGGTGACCGCCGCCCGCAGCGTGTCCGCGGCGGCCGGGGCCGGCGCGCCCGCGGGCACGTTCCAGTCGAAGCCGGCGAAGTACCAGGGCACGCCGCTGCCGAGGCCCGGGTCGAAGCGCAGGTCCGTCCGCCAGACCCGCTCGGTGCCGCGCACGCGCGCGGTCAGGGCGAGTTCGACCCTCCCCTCCCCCTCCAACGCGACGGTGACGTCGCAGGCGAGCCGCTCGTCGGAACCGGTGGCCGCGAAGGCGCCGACCCGGGCCGTCGCCTCGGCGAAGCCCCCCCCGACGCGACGGCCGTCGCGCTCGGCCACGACCGCCACCTGCAGCAC
This portion of the bacterium genome encodes:
- a CDS encoding GWxTD domain-containing protein, which encodes MAPVALLALIALAVAGAAAPAKAGGRPVPGTALDVSVSTTYDARGGPAAVVHVRVPHRGLVFTRDGDGFVSVLQVAVVAERDGRRVGGGFAEATARVGAFAATGSDERLACDVTVALEGEGRVELALTARVRGTERVWRTDLRFDPGLGSGVPWYFAGFDWNVPAGAPAPAAADTLRAAVTLVRHPGAGAQDSPTPTSLIFRVTDAGGDERVIGREELPAAATDTLRRRLETPAASLPFGPLRLDVSLETGAGHRLDLAPGRDLVNLRVDWRDDAAWRLHVDWLDGFLDGEARRALASLPVDERPAAWRAVWAARPAGEFPDEFPDEATHLMRIVEADRRFGQFGRGALSDRGRVHIQRGPPDSVEAQVMDLSYPGQWEVWYYRRDGVLYRFYDAYGLGDFRLYDTAPY